Proteins from a single region of Zonotrichia leucophrys gambelii isolate GWCS_2022_RI chromosome 17, RI_Zleu_2.0, whole genome shotgun sequence:
- the BBLN gene encoding bublin coiled-coil protein — protein sequence MSGPNGDPHVLGGGAGDEGDEGGDTFEEEEYAAINSMLDQINSCLDHLEEKNDHLHICLKELLESNRQTRLEFQQQSKQLNTGADVQGSQPPA from the exons atGTCGGGGCCCAACGGAGACCCGCACGTGTtgggcggcggcgccggcgaCGAGGGCGACGAGGGCGGGGACACCTTCGAGGAGGAAG AATATGCAGCAATAAACTCCATGCTGGACCAGATCAACTCCTGCTTGGATCACCTGGAGGAGAAGAACGATCACCTCCACATCTGCTTGAAGGAACTGCTGGAGTCCAACCGCCAGACCCGGCTGGagttccagcagcagagcaagcaGCTGAACACAGGAGCTGATGTGCAGGGATCCCAGCCTCCTGCCTAG
- the CIZ1 gene encoding cip1-interacting zinc finger protein isoform X2: protein MFNQQQFQQQLLQLQHLLQQQQQHHHHPPAQQGGRGLPPPQQQQMLSLRATNQPSLLSANPMLQRALLMQQMQGNLRGFNMTAPALQQFFPQATRHSLLGPPPVGVSLKPARLGFPSLPFQRQNRTFRKDFQRVPDRKRELDPGSSSQTQGDDKMEIAEGMQAGSEQNNSSPSTEPRTPAESVLNTEPAAKRLKSGTGESALEDATDSKKAGVSCTHVQADGTDNAKEYPAEDLSRERKFSEEPKAPEVLSSGGSLKVTIQQSSESRAISTTALKPGHWACDVGTADPNPESVLKFYCYICKTNCCSQQNFQSHMAGIQHQQRLGEIQHMSNVCFVSLLPMVKQQKVLAGKDGETQQRWCNTCQVHFTGDLIKHRRTQEHKLAKRSLRPFCTVCSRHFKTPRKFVEHMKSPEHKQKAKEVRLGEKELGSPEDSEELITVDAVGCFEDDDEEEEEEEGGAGEEEDHDVVLMENEDSAAKQTGLKEVSLEDYEGSEKYCPDTAYGLDFLVPVAGYLCRLCHKFYHSDSAARLAHCKSLMHFENFQRYKAARHRATTAYPEAPLHSQGSSSQLLDDPKQPLATTAHTSKKMNDDHGIDKEGTELSALQEQTSRSLEEEESLQDKSTATSADCLFSEESHTVGEPLGREEEANTARQRAGTEDHQDPGSGGGLGQKEAADAGQEAAAEPSSLAKGETGGLTSAGCRRSSRRKPR, encoded by the exons ATGTTCAACCAGCAgcagttccagcagcagctgctgcagctccagcacctcctccagcagcagcagcagcaccatcaCCACCCTCCGGCGCAGCAGGGAGGCCG GGGTTTGCCGCCGCCGCAGCAGCAACAGATGCTGAGCTTACGGGCAACAAATCAGCCATCGCTGCTCAGTGCCAATCCTATGCTTCAGCGGGCCTTACTCATGCAGCAGATGCAAG GAAACCTGCGTGGATTTAACATGACGGcgccagcactgcagcagttcTTCCCTCAGGCTACAAGACATTCCCTCCTGGGGCCGCCGCCTGTCGGGGTCTCCTTAAAGCCGGCTCGGCTGGGCTTCCCCAGCCTCCCATTCCAGCGGCAGAACCGGACCTTCCGCAag GACTTCCAGAGGGTTCCTGACAGGAAGCGGGAACTGGATCCTGGTTCTTCATCTCAGACACAAGGTGATGACAAAATGGAAATTGCAGAGGGAATGCAAGCAGGGTCAGAGCAGAACAATTCCTCACCATCCACAG AGCCAAGAACTCCAGCAGAGTCTGTGTTGAACACTGAGCCTGCAGCAAAAAGACTGAAGAG TGGGACTGGCGAGTCTGCGTTAGAGGATGCCACAGACAGCAAGAAAGCAGGAGTCTCATGCACCCATGTCCAAGCTGATG GTACAGACAATGCAAAGGAGTACCCAGCTGAAGATCTCTCCAGAGAGAGGAAATTCTCAGAGGAACCGAAGGCTCCTGAG GTGTTGAGCTCTGGAGGTTCACTGAAAGTGACTattcagcagagcagtgagagcagagctATCAGTACCACAGCTCTGAAACCAGGGCACTGGGCCTGCGACGTGGGCACAGCTGATCCCAACCCAGAATCCGTCCTTAAATTCTACTGTTACATCTGCAAGACCAATTGCTGCAGTCAGCAG AATTTCCAATCCCACATGGCTGGAATTCAGCACCAGCAGCGACTTGGGGAGATTCAGCACATGAgcaatgtttgttttgtttcactaCTGCCCATGGTGAAACAGCAGAAGGTGCTAGCAGGAAAAGATGG AGAGACCCAGCAGCGGTGGTGTAACACCTGCCAGGTGCATTTCACAGGGGACCTCATCAAACATCGCAGGACCCAGGAACACAAG CTGGCCAAACGCTCGCTTCGTCCTTTCTGCACCGTCTGCAGCCGCCACTTCAAGACCCCCCGCAAGTTTGTGGAGCATATGAAGTCCCCTGAGCACAAACAGAAAGCCAAAGAG GTTAGGCTAGGAGAGAAGGAACTGGGGAGCCCAGAAGATTCAGAGGAGTTGATCACTGTGGATGCTGTTGGCTGTTTtgaagatgatgatgaggaagaggaggaggaggagggaggagctggTGAGGAGGAAGACCATGATGTAGTGCTGATGGAGAATGAGGATTCTGCTGCCAAACAG ACTGGGCTGAAGGAAGTGTCTTTGGAGGATTACGAAGGAAGTGAGAAGTATTGTCCAGACACAGCCTATG GCCTGGATTTTCTGGTCCCCGTCGCAGGTTACCTCTGCAGGCTGTGTCACAAATTCTACCATAGCGACTCCGCTGCCCGGCTCGCACACTGCAAGTCCCTGATGCATTTTGAGAACTTTCAG AGATACAAGGCAGCAAGGCATCGTGCCACAACTGCCTACCCCGAGGCTCCTTTGCATTCCCAGGGCTCCAGCTCCCAATTGCTGGATGATCCAAAACAGCCTCTTGCTACAACAGCACATACCAGCAAGAAGATGAATGATGATCATGGGATAGATaaggagggcacagagctgtcagcCCTGCAAGAACAAACTTCAAGGTCTCTGGAGG AAGAAGAAAGTCTACAGGACAAGTCCACTGCCACTAGTGCCGACTGCCTGTTCTCTGAGGAGAGCCACACCGTAGGGGAGCCCCTGGGACGTGAGGAAGAAGCCAACACAGCCAGGCAgagggcaggcacagaggaCCACCAGGATCCAGGGAGTGGAGGAGGCTTAGGACAGAAGGAGGCAGCAGATGCaggccaggaggcagcagcagagccttccTCCCTCGCCAAAGGTGAGACAGGCGGTCTCACCTCTGCTGGGTGCAGACGCTCTTCCAGGCGCAAACCCAGATAG
- the CIZ1 gene encoding cip1-interacting zinc finger protein isoform X3 yields the protein MFNQQQFQQQLLQLQHLLQQQQQHHHHPPAQQGGRGLPPPQQQQMLSLRATNQPSLLSANPMLQRALLMQQMQGNLRGFNMTAPALQQFFPQATRHSLLGPPPVGVSLKPARLGFPSLPFQRQNRTFRKDFQRVPDRKRELDPGSSSQTQGDDKMEIAEGMQAGSEQNNSSPSTEPRTPAESVLNTEPAAKRLKSGTGESALEDATDSKKAGVSCTHVQADGTDNAKEYPAEDLSRERKFSEEPKAPEVLSSGGSLKVTIQQSSESRAISTTALKPGHWACDVGTADPNPESVLKFYCYICKTNCCSQQNFQSHMAGIQHQQRLGEIQHMSNVCFVSLLPMVKQQKVLAGKDGETQQRWCNTCQVHFTGDLIKHRRTQEHKLAKRSLRPFCTVCSRHFKTPRKFVEHMKSPEHKQKAKEVRLGEKELGSPEDSEELITVDAVGCFEDDDEEEEEEEGGAGEEEDHDVVLMENEDSAAKQTGLKEVSLEDYEGSEKYCPDTAYGLDFLVPVAGYLCRLCHKFYHSDSAARLAHCKSLMHFENFQRYKAARHRATTAYPEAPLHSQGSSSQLLDDPKQPLATTAHTSKKMNDDHGIDKEGTELSALQEQTSRRRKSTGQVHCH from the exons ATGTTCAACCAGCAgcagttccagcagcagctgctgcagctccagcacctcctccagcagcagcagcagcaccatcaCCACCCTCCGGCGCAGCAGGGAGGCCG GGGTTTGCCGCCGCCGCAGCAGCAACAGATGCTGAGCTTACGGGCAACAAATCAGCCATCGCTGCTCAGTGCCAATCCTATGCTTCAGCGGGCCTTACTCATGCAGCAGATGCAAG GAAACCTGCGTGGATTTAACATGACGGcgccagcactgcagcagttcTTCCCTCAGGCTACAAGACATTCCCTCCTGGGGCCGCCGCCTGTCGGGGTCTCCTTAAAGCCGGCTCGGCTGGGCTTCCCCAGCCTCCCATTCCAGCGGCAGAACCGGACCTTCCGCAag GACTTCCAGAGGGTTCCTGACAGGAAGCGGGAACTGGATCCTGGTTCTTCATCTCAGACACAAGGTGATGACAAAATGGAAATTGCAGAGGGAATGCAAGCAGGGTCAGAGCAGAACAATTCCTCACCATCCACAG AGCCAAGAACTCCAGCAGAGTCTGTGTTGAACACTGAGCCTGCAGCAAAAAGACTGAAGAG TGGGACTGGCGAGTCTGCGTTAGAGGATGCCACAGACAGCAAGAAAGCAGGAGTCTCATGCACCCATGTCCAAGCTGATG GTACAGACAATGCAAAGGAGTACCCAGCTGAAGATCTCTCCAGAGAGAGGAAATTCTCAGAGGAACCGAAGGCTCCTGAG GTGTTGAGCTCTGGAGGTTCACTGAAAGTGACTattcagcagagcagtgagagcagagctATCAGTACCACAGCTCTGAAACCAGGGCACTGGGCCTGCGACGTGGGCACAGCTGATCCCAACCCAGAATCCGTCCTTAAATTCTACTGTTACATCTGCAAGACCAATTGCTGCAGTCAGCAG AATTTCCAATCCCACATGGCTGGAATTCAGCACCAGCAGCGACTTGGGGAGATTCAGCACATGAgcaatgtttgttttgtttcactaCTGCCCATGGTGAAACAGCAGAAGGTGCTAGCAGGAAAAGATGG AGAGACCCAGCAGCGGTGGTGTAACACCTGCCAGGTGCATTTCACAGGGGACCTCATCAAACATCGCAGGACCCAGGAACACAAG CTGGCCAAACGCTCGCTTCGTCCTTTCTGCACCGTCTGCAGCCGCCACTTCAAGACCCCCCGCAAGTTTGTGGAGCATATGAAGTCCCCTGAGCACAAACAGAAAGCCAAAGAG GTTAGGCTAGGAGAGAAGGAACTGGGGAGCCCAGAAGATTCAGAGGAGTTGATCACTGTGGATGCTGTTGGCTGTTTtgaagatgatgatgaggaagaggaggaggaggagggaggagctggTGAGGAGGAAGACCATGATGTAGTGCTGATGGAGAATGAGGATTCTGCTGCCAAACAG ACTGGGCTGAAGGAAGTGTCTTTGGAGGATTACGAAGGAAGTGAGAAGTATTGTCCAGACACAGCCTATG GCCTGGATTTTCTGGTCCCCGTCGCAGGTTACCTCTGCAGGCTGTGTCACAAATTCTACCATAGCGACTCCGCTGCCCGGCTCGCACACTGCAAGTCCCTGATGCATTTTGAGAACTTTCAG AGATACAAGGCAGCAAGGCATCGTGCCACAACTGCCTACCCCGAGGCTCCTTTGCATTCCCAGGGCTCCAGCTCCCAATTGCTGGATGATCCAAAACAGCCTCTTGCTACAACAGCACATACCAGCAAGAAGATGAATGATGATCATGGGATAGATaaggagggcacagagctgtcagcCCTGCAAGAACAAACTTCAAG AAGAAGAAAGTCTACAGGACAAGTCCACTGCCACTAG
- the CIZ1 gene encoding cip1-interacting zinc finger protein isoform X1, with product MFNQQQFQQQLLQLQHLLQQQQQHHHHPPAQQGGRGLPPPQQQQMLSLRATNQPSLLSANPMLQRALLMQQMQGNLRGFNMTAPALQQFFPQATRHSLLGPPPVGVSLKPARLGFPSLPFQRQNRTFRKDFQRVPDRKRELDPGSSSQTQGDDKMEIAEGMQAGSEQNNSSPSTEPRTPAESVLNTEPAAKRLKSGTGESALEDATDSKKAGVSCTHVQADGTDNAKEYPAEDLSRERKFSEEPKAPEVLSSGGSLKVTIQQSSESRAISTTALKPGHWACDVGTADPNPESVLKFYCYICKTNCCSQQNFQSHMAGIQHQQRLGEIQHMSNVCFVSLLPMVKQQKVLAGKDGETQQRWCNTCQVHFTGDLIKHRRTQEHKLAKRSLRPFCTVCSRHFKTPRKFVEHMKSPEHKQKAKEVRLGEKELGSPEDSEELITVDAVGCFEDDDEEEEEEEGGAGEEEDHDVVLMENEDSAAKQTGLKEVSLEDYEGSEKYCPDTAYGLDFLVPVAGYLCRLCHKFYHSDSAARLAHCKSLMHFENFQRYKAARHRATTAYPEAPLHSQGSSSQLLDDPKQPLATTAHTSKKMNDDHGIDKEGTELSALQEQTSRSLEGKGELATSRPVGKSLASVTDDVCGIMVVEEESLQDKSTATSADCLFSEESHTVGEPLGREEEANTARQRAGTEDHQDPGSGGGLGQKEAADAGQEAAAEPSSLAKGETGGLTSAGCRRSSRRKPR from the exons ATGTTCAACCAGCAgcagttccagcagcagctgctgcagctccagcacctcctccagcagcagcagcagcaccatcaCCACCCTCCGGCGCAGCAGGGAGGCCG GGGTTTGCCGCCGCCGCAGCAGCAACAGATGCTGAGCTTACGGGCAACAAATCAGCCATCGCTGCTCAGTGCCAATCCTATGCTTCAGCGGGCCTTACTCATGCAGCAGATGCAAG GAAACCTGCGTGGATTTAACATGACGGcgccagcactgcagcagttcTTCCCTCAGGCTACAAGACATTCCCTCCTGGGGCCGCCGCCTGTCGGGGTCTCCTTAAAGCCGGCTCGGCTGGGCTTCCCCAGCCTCCCATTCCAGCGGCAGAACCGGACCTTCCGCAag GACTTCCAGAGGGTTCCTGACAGGAAGCGGGAACTGGATCCTGGTTCTTCATCTCAGACACAAGGTGATGACAAAATGGAAATTGCAGAGGGAATGCAAGCAGGGTCAGAGCAGAACAATTCCTCACCATCCACAG AGCCAAGAACTCCAGCAGAGTCTGTGTTGAACACTGAGCCTGCAGCAAAAAGACTGAAGAG TGGGACTGGCGAGTCTGCGTTAGAGGATGCCACAGACAGCAAGAAAGCAGGAGTCTCATGCACCCATGTCCAAGCTGATG GTACAGACAATGCAAAGGAGTACCCAGCTGAAGATCTCTCCAGAGAGAGGAAATTCTCAGAGGAACCGAAGGCTCCTGAG GTGTTGAGCTCTGGAGGTTCACTGAAAGTGACTattcagcagagcagtgagagcagagctATCAGTACCACAGCTCTGAAACCAGGGCACTGGGCCTGCGACGTGGGCACAGCTGATCCCAACCCAGAATCCGTCCTTAAATTCTACTGTTACATCTGCAAGACCAATTGCTGCAGTCAGCAG AATTTCCAATCCCACATGGCTGGAATTCAGCACCAGCAGCGACTTGGGGAGATTCAGCACATGAgcaatgtttgttttgtttcactaCTGCCCATGGTGAAACAGCAGAAGGTGCTAGCAGGAAAAGATGG AGAGACCCAGCAGCGGTGGTGTAACACCTGCCAGGTGCATTTCACAGGGGACCTCATCAAACATCGCAGGACCCAGGAACACAAG CTGGCCAAACGCTCGCTTCGTCCTTTCTGCACCGTCTGCAGCCGCCACTTCAAGACCCCCCGCAAGTTTGTGGAGCATATGAAGTCCCCTGAGCACAAACAGAAAGCCAAAGAG GTTAGGCTAGGAGAGAAGGAACTGGGGAGCCCAGAAGATTCAGAGGAGTTGATCACTGTGGATGCTGTTGGCTGTTTtgaagatgatgatgaggaagaggaggaggaggagggaggagctggTGAGGAGGAAGACCATGATGTAGTGCTGATGGAGAATGAGGATTCTGCTGCCAAACAG ACTGGGCTGAAGGAAGTGTCTTTGGAGGATTACGAAGGAAGTGAGAAGTATTGTCCAGACACAGCCTATG GCCTGGATTTTCTGGTCCCCGTCGCAGGTTACCTCTGCAGGCTGTGTCACAAATTCTACCATAGCGACTCCGCTGCCCGGCTCGCACACTGCAAGTCCCTGATGCATTTTGAGAACTTTCAG AGATACAAGGCAGCAAGGCATCGTGCCACAACTGCCTACCCCGAGGCTCCTTTGCATTCCCAGGGCTCCAGCTCCCAATTGCTGGATGATCCAAAACAGCCTCTTGCTACAACAGCACATACCAGCAAGAAGATGAATGATGATCATGGGATAGATaaggagggcacagagctgtcagcCCTGCAAGAACAAACTTCAAGGTCTCTGGAGGGTAAGGGTGAGCTGGCCACCTCTAGGCCAGTGGGCAAGAGCCTGGCCAGTGTGACTGATGATGTGTGTGGTATCATGGTTGTAGAAGAAGAAAGTCTACAGGACAAGTCCACTGCCACTAGTGCCGACTGCCTGTTCTCTGAGGAGAGCCACACCGTAGGGGAGCCCCTGGGACGTGAGGAAGAAGCCAACACAGCCAGGCAgagggcaggcacagaggaCCACCAGGATCCAGGGAGTGGAGGAGGCTTAGGACAGAAGGAGGCAGCAGATGCaggccaggaggcagcagcagagccttccTCCCTCGCCAAAGGTGAGACAGGCGGTCTCACCTCTGCTGGGTGCAGACGCTCTTCCAGGCGCAAACCCAGATAG